One region of Micromonospora ureilytica genomic DNA includes:
- a CDS encoding YnfA family protein has translation MTVVRSVLLFIVAALFEIGGAWLIWQGWREHRGLWWIAAGVIALGAYGFVATFQPDPNFGRILAAYGGVFVAGSLAWGVIVDKFRPDRWDIIGAGICLIGVALIMYAPRQG, from the coding sequence ATGACCGTCGTCCGCTCTGTCCTGCTGTTCATCGTCGCCGCCCTGTTCGAGATCGGCGGGGCGTGGCTGATCTGGCAGGGCTGGCGCGAGCACCGCGGCCTCTGGTGGATCGCCGCCGGAGTCATCGCCCTCGGCGCGTACGGATTCGTCGCCACCTTCCAACCCGACCCGAACTTCGGACGCATCCTCGCCGCCTACGGCGGCGTGTTCGTCGCCGGATCCCTCGCCTGGGGCGTGATCGTCGACAAGTTCCGGCCCGACCGATGGGACATCATCGGCGCCGGCATCTGCCTGATCGGCGTCGCCCTGATCATGTACGCGCCGCGTCAGGGATGA
- a CDS encoding ABC transporter ATP-binding protein encodes MERTSAATASTVTMPLVCLTRVRKSFPLPDGAPLVAVNDVSLAIAAGTAIALTGPSGSGKSTLLHLIGAIERSDGGTIEVGGQEVTGLSGRGLAAYRRRVGFVFQRFHLLPTLTALDNVIAPLIPFRTDFDKVARAHELLATVGLADRAAALPSRLSGGQQQRVAIARALINQPALLLADEPTGNLDSQTGTAIVDLLLRLRDEQGTTVIMATHDTAIAARCDRTVQLRDGCLTS; translated from the coding sequence ATGGAACGGACGTCAGCTGCGACGGCGAGCACTGTCACCATGCCGCTGGTGTGTCTCACCCGGGTACGGAAGTCCTTCCCCCTGCCCGACGGCGCACCGCTGGTGGCGGTGAACGACGTCAGCCTCGCGATCGCCGCCGGCACCGCAATCGCGTTGACCGGGCCAAGCGGCTCGGGCAAGTCGACGCTCCTGCACCTGATCGGCGCCATCGAACGGAGTGACGGCGGCACCATCGAGGTCGGCGGCCAGGAGGTGACCGGCCTGTCCGGCCGGGGGTTGGCGGCCTACCGGCGACGGGTCGGCTTCGTGTTCCAACGGTTCCACCTGCTGCCCACGCTCACCGCCCTGGACAACGTCATCGCACCGCTGATCCCGTTCCGCACCGATTTCGACAAGGTCGCTCGGGCACACGAACTGCTGGCGACAGTGGGGCTCGCCGACCGGGCCGCCGCCCTGCCGTCGCGGCTCTCCGGCGGGCAGCAGCAACGGGTCGCCATCGCCCGTGCGCTGATCAACCAACCTGCCCTGTTGCTCGCCGACGAACCCACAGGCAATCTCGACAGTCAGACCGGCACCGCGATCGTCGACCTGTTGCTGAGGCTGCGCGACGAACAGGGCACGACAGTCATCATGGCCACCCATGACACCGCCATCGCCGCGCGCTGCGACCGAACCGTCCAGCTGCGGGACGGGTGCCTCACGTCATAG
- a CDS encoding ABC transporter permease, producing MRGGASMLGIAASQWRVRLRRSLALLSMIAVAVAGFTVLTGAAVTSRLDTVGTVSANYRPVYDLLVRPGDAVLPLEQERNLVQSGQLAGMRGGITHDQWREIQAVRGVSVAAPVAMVGYVMRTVPVTVDLSDHLDPTAERQVLRVQPTWATDAGLSQIPDGPAFLYATRNRLEVVPNSELKSGGGLPPPEEVDADGQRVKICPAAVAIGTQDWLAPTDLRARSSLTCVGGTGSTDREGKAMRPTVTLAWTVPFLMAAVDPESEAALAGLDQAVTSGRYFSSAEAPTSRRLDGMPYPYSVLPILIADRPQVDRSLNISVQRLNADVPELVRRSADDQRLRADLVNEPGTPIDKRVMSFEEPYQNLVDRMLRPDDLGVEYDLATANTRWLDQFWTVGPPKRVRDGDGLRAQPDPYDLKIWGQGADDGGSSRHVPMEFADTSVRSGVAVHRNLAHGYDDQPGDVGMPDAALGAVGTFDPAKVSLGSALAAVPMDTYFNPGAEGADEASRQALGGQRLAPNSNVTGLLSQPPLMLTTMAALPAIFDPGAYSTEPSYPEYQLNTTAPISVVRVRLAGDVGIDRVSRERVRVIAEEIAQRTGLQVDITLGSSPTAMTVHYPAGNYGRPDLAVAEPWVQKGVASVLVRAADRKSVLLSVLVLAVCALAVLNANTAAIRARRTEFGILTCLGWGRRHLLQLMFIEIAGIGLAAGIAGTGLALGIAFGLGLNIAWSHTLLAVPAAVALALLAGGWPAWRAARPDPGEIIRPAVSGFALRRQAPRRLATLALANLARTPGRTALGALSLMIGVAALTMLLAITFAFRGAITGTLLGDAVTLQARTVDHIAVAVTIVLGIVSVADVLYLNISERAAEFALFGAVGWTDAMLNRLVIIEAIGMGAIGGTLGAAAGLGAAAVFAGGVTAPILWCSGAALVFGVAVSALSVVVPIAVLRRLPTAHLLAEG from the coding sequence ATGCGGGGCGGTGCGTCGATGCTGGGGATAGCCGCGTCGCAGTGGCGAGTACGACTGCGCCGGTCGCTGGCCCTGCTCTCGATGATCGCCGTCGCGGTAGCCGGGTTCACAGTGCTCACCGGGGCCGCGGTGACCTCCCGGCTGGACACGGTGGGCACGGTCAGCGCCAACTACCGCCCGGTCTACGACCTGCTGGTACGCCCCGGAGACGCGGTGCTGCCGCTGGAGCAGGAACGCAATCTGGTCCAGTCGGGACAGTTGGCGGGCATGCGTGGCGGCATCACCCACGACCAGTGGCGCGAAATCCAGGCGGTGCGCGGGGTGTCGGTGGCGGCACCTGTCGCGATGGTCGGGTACGTGATGCGCACCGTGCCCGTGACTGTCGACCTGTCGGATCACCTTGACCCGACAGCCGAGCGTCAGGTGTTGCGGGTCCAGCCGACCTGGGCGACGGACGCGGGGCTGAGCCAGATCCCGGACGGGCCGGCGTTTCTGTACGCGACGCGCAACCGGCTGGAGGTGGTGCCCAACAGCGAACTGAAGAGCGGCGGGGGCCTGCCACCGCCGGAAGAGGTCGACGCCGACGGCCAGCGGGTGAAGATCTGCCCAGCGGCGGTGGCCATCGGCACGCAGGACTGGCTCGCACCGACGGACCTCCGAGCCCGATCGTCGTTGACCTGCGTCGGTGGCACGGGTTCGACGGATCGCGAGGGAAAGGCGATGCGGCCGACCGTCACATTGGCGTGGACGGTGCCGTTCCTGATGGCCGCTGTAGACCCGGAGTCAGAGGCCGCGCTGGCGGGGCTGGACCAGGCCGTCACCTCGGGCCGATACTTCAGCTCCGCGGAAGCGCCGACGTCACGGCGACTGGACGGAATGCCGTACCCCTACTCGGTGCTCCCCATCCTCATCGCGGACCGGCCTCAGGTCGACAGGTCGCTCAACATCAGCGTGCAGCGCCTGAACGCCGACGTGCCCGAGCTGGTCCGGAGATCCGCCGACGACCAGCGGCTACGCGCCGATCTGGTCAACGAGCCCGGCACGCCCATCGACAAACGGGTGATGTCGTTCGAGGAGCCGTACCAGAACCTGGTCGACCGGATGCTCCGCCCCGACGACCTGGGCGTCGAGTACGACCTGGCGACGGCGAACACCAGGTGGCTGGACCAGTTCTGGACCGTCGGACCGCCGAAGAGGGTGCGGGACGGGGACGGTCTGCGGGCCCAGCCGGATCCGTACGACCTGAAGATCTGGGGTCAGGGCGCCGACGACGGCGGGTCGTCCCGGCACGTGCCGATGGAGTTCGCCGACACAAGTGTGCGAAGCGGCGTCGCCGTCCACCGGAACCTGGCGCACGGGTACGACGATCAGCCCGGGGACGTGGGCATGCCCGATGCCGCGCTGGGCGCGGTGGGCACCTTCGACCCCGCAAAGGTTTCGCTCGGCAGCGCGCTGGCGGCGGTGCCCATGGACACGTACTTCAACCCGGGTGCCGAGGGCGCCGACGAAGCGTCGCGGCAGGCGCTGGGCGGCCAACGCCTGGCCCCGAATTCAAACGTCACGGGGCTGCTCAGCCAACCACCGCTGATGCTCACCACCATGGCGGCCCTGCCAGCCATCTTCGACCCCGGCGCGTACAGCACCGAGCCCAGCTACCCGGAGTACCAGCTCAACACCACCGCACCGATCAGTGTGGTGCGAGTCCGGCTGGCCGGAGACGTCGGCATCGACAGGGTTTCCCGGGAGCGGGTCCGGGTGATCGCCGAGGAGATCGCGCAGCGCACCGGCCTACAGGTCGACATCACACTGGGGTCGTCACCCACCGCGATGACCGTGCACTACCCGGCGGGCAACTACGGCCGGCCCGACCTCGCCGTGGCCGAGCCCTGGGTGCAGAAGGGCGTCGCGTCCGTGCTGGTCCGCGCGGCCGACCGCAAGAGCGTGCTGCTGTCCGTCCTGGTGCTCGCGGTGTGCGCGCTGGCGGTGCTCAACGCCAACACCGCCGCCATCCGCGCCAGACGCACCGAGTTCGGCATCCTCACCTGTCTCGGCTGGGGCCGGCGGCACCTCCTCCAGCTGATGTTCATCGAGATCGCCGGCATCGGCCTCGCCGCAGGCATCGCGGGCACCGGGCTGGCGCTCGGGATCGCGTTCGGTCTCGGGCTGAACATCGCGTGGAGCCATACGCTGCTCGCCGTACCCGCAGCGGTTGCCCTTGCCCTGCTCGCCGGCGGCTGGCCGGCCTGGCGGGCCGCCCGGCCGGACCCCGGCGAGATCATCCGCCCCGCCGTCTCGGGTTTCGCCCTCCGCCGGCAGGCGCCGCGCCGGTTGGCCACCCTCGCCCTGGCCAACCTCGCCCGCACACCCGGTCGGACCGCGCTCGGCGCGCTGAGCCTGATGATCGGGGTGGCCGCGCTGACCATGTTGTTGGCTATCACGTTCGCGTTCCGGGGGGCGATCACCGGCACCCTGCTCGGTGATGCCGTCACCCTCCAGGCCCGCACCGTCGATCACATCGCCGTGGCGGTCACGATCGTGCTGGGCATCGTGTCGGTCGCCGACGTGCTCTATCTCAACATCTCCGAACGCGCGGCCGAGTTCGCCCTGTTCGGCGCCGTTGGCTGGACCGACGCCATGCTGAACCGGCTGGTCATCATCGAGGCCATCGGCATGGGCGCGATCGGCGGCACCCTCGGCGCCGCTGCCGGCCTGGGCGCGGCGGCGGTCTTCGCCGGAGGCGTCACCGCTCCGATCCTCTGGTGTTCCGGAGCCGCCCTGGTGTTCGGCGTCGCCGTCTCCGCCCTGTCCGTGGTGGTGCCGATCGCCGTGCTCCGCCGACTGCCCACCGCCCACCTGCTCGCCGAGGGGTGA
- a CDS encoding TetR family transcriptional regulator, whose product MRSRADNSLAERKRQLVADELRDAALMLLATKGFDVVTVDDIVAAAGMSRRTFFRYFASKEDVVVRFLADTSADIIAELTARPRAEPQSVALRHALWVPLAACNDHPEHSERARVVVRLILDTPALHARWLERQIEWRAELAAELGNRGGLDPHTDPYPRMAAGMALLALDTVLQRWQPGDDEQHLAELMDQAFAVVAPALDGPAASPAAG is encoded by the coding sequence ATGCGATCTCGTGCGGACAACAGCCTGGCCGAACGCAAACGCCAGCTCGTTGCCGACGAACTCCGCGACGCCGCCCTGATGCTGCTCGCCACCAAGGGCTTCGACGTGGTGACCGTCGACGACATCGTGGCGGCGGCCGGCATGTCGCGGCGTACTTTCTTCCGCTACTTCGCGTCCAAAGAGGACGTCGTCGTCCGGTTCCTGGCCGACACCAGCGCTGACATCATCGCCGAGCTCACCGCCCGGCCACGCGCCGAGCCACAGTCGGTCGCGCTGCGCCACGCCCTGTGGGTGCCGCTCGCCGCCTGCAACGACCACCCGGAACACTCCGAGCGAGCCCGGGTCGTCGTCCGTCTCATCCTGGACACCCCCGCCCTGCACGCCCGCTGGCTGGAACGCCAGATCGAGTGGCGCGCCGAGCTGGCCGCCGAGCTGGGCAACCGCGGCGGCCTCGACCCGCACACCGACCCCTACCCACGGATGGCCGCCGGGATGGCCCTGCTGGCCCTCGACACGGTGCTCCAGCGGTGGCAGCCGGGCGACGACGAGCAGCACCTGGCCGAGCTGATGGACCAGGCGTTCGCCGTGGTGGCGCCGGCCCTCGACGGGCCCGCCGCGTCACCCGCCGCCGGCTGA
- a CDS encoding oxidoreductase, with amino-acid sequence MTVNGWSTAQIPDLSGRTFVVTGASAGLGLVTTRELAVRGARVVLAVRDEERGRRVAADIDAARPGVDLEVRRIDLADLDSVRMFADGMHADHRRVDVLINNAGVMAVPRTLSPQGHEVQFATNHLGHFALTGLLLDLLLAGRDPRVVTVTSVNHRQAKVRFADPTGERGYSPMGFYNTSKLANAIFGYELHRRLGAVASPLGSFLAHPGYTATNLQSSATTPIWRLLLGRIGNPLLAQPVDRGVWPQLYAATDPGARPGQLVAPGGPGELRGHPAPGKLSAAATDPEHGRRLWELSEQTTGVRFGALRPAS; translated from the coding sequence ATGACTGTCAATGGCTGGTCCACTGCCCAGATTCCCGACCTGAGCGGCCGTACCTTCGTCGTCACCGGCGCCTCGGCGGGCCTCGGCCTGGTCACCACCCGGGAGCTGGCCGTCCGCGGTGCGCGCGTCGTTCTGGCCGTCCGCGACGAGGAGAGGGGCCGCCGGGTGGCGGCCGACATCGACGCCGCCCGGCCCGGCGTCGACCTGGAAGTACGGCGGATCGACCTCGCCGACCTCGACTCGGTACGGATGTTCGCCGACGGGATGCACGCCGACCACCGTCGGGTGGACGTGCTGATCAACAACGCGGGAGTGATGGCAGTGCCGCGCACCCTCAGCCCGCAGGGTCACGAGGTGCAGTTCGCCACCAACCACCTCGGGCACTTCGCCCTCACCGGGCTCCTGCTCGACCTCCTGCTGGCCGGCCGGGACCCACGGGTGGTCACTGTCACCTCGGTCAACCACCGGCAGGCGAAGGTGCGCTTCGCCGACCCGACCGGCGAGCGGGGCTACTCTCCGATGGGCTTCTACAACACGTCCAAGCTGGCCAACGCCATCTTCGGCTACGAGCTGCACCGGCGGCTCGGCGCCGTGGCCAGCCCGCTGGGCAGCTTCCTCGCCCACCCCGGCTACACCGCGACGAATTTGCAGAGCAGCGCCACCACGCCGATCTGGCGGCTGCTGCTGGGCAGAATCGGCAACCCACTCCTCGCCCAGCCGGTCGACCGCGGCGTCTGGCCGCAGCTGTACGCCGCGACCGACCCCGGGGCGCGGCCCGGCCAGCTCGTCGCCCCCGGCGGGCCGGGCGAACTGCGCGGTCACCCCGCGCCGGGGAAACTCTCCGCAGCCGCGACGGACCCCGAGCACGGCCGCCGTCTGTGGGAACTGTCCGAACAGACCACCGGCGTACGGTTCGGCGCCCTGCGGCCAGCGAGCTGA
- a CDS encoding helix-turn-helix domain-containing protein, with protein MTAAALKEETYLPEADGQVAQVHDFMQAHETAGRGPVEPRYFLAGATPGDRVELPAEIYGVLRQVVEALQQGFAVTVAPRTLKLTTQQAADLLGVSRPTVVKLLDEGKIPFERLGTHRRVLLPDLLAYRTQRRAEQYAALEATSMDIDDEEDLDAVTRRLREARSAVARRRRGLTG; from the coding sequence ATGACTGCGGCTGCTCTGAAGGAAGAGACGTACCTGCCAGAAGCTGATGGGCAGGTTGCCCAAGTCCACGACTTTATGCAAGCGCATGAGACGGCGGGCCGAGGGCCGGTGGAGCCACGGTACTTCCTGGCTGGAGCTACCCCCGGCGACCGCGTCGAGCTTCCAGCCGAGATCTACGGTGTGCTTCGCCAGGTAGTTGAGGCGCTTCAGCAGGGGTTCGCAGTGACGGTGGCTCCGAGGACGCTGAAGCTGACGACACAGCAAGCCGCCGACCTACTTGGAGTCAGTCGGCCAACAGTCGTCAAGTTGCTCGACGAGGGCAAGATCCCGTTTGAGCGACTGGGAACTCACCGCCGAGTCCTTCTGCCTGACCTACTTGCGTACCGGACGCAGCGCAGGGCCGAGCAGTATGCGGCGCTTGAGGCAACGTCTATGGACATTGATGACGAGGAAGACCTCGATGCGGTAACGCGGCGGCTGCGCGAGGCGCGTAGTGCGGTCGCGCGACGCCGTAGGGGCCTGACAGGATAG
- a CDS encoding DoxX family protein produces MFAAYVTVTILAAVFTGTAAVTYLIGHDYPKAQADMKRVPRSWLPRLGTALAAGSLGLLAGFAVPLLGTLAAAGLVLYFIGALIAHLRVGSRQLVGPVVFFATVVAALTVNVLYHW; encoded by the coding sequence ATGTTCGCTGCCTATGTCACGGTCACCATTCTCGCGGCGGTCTTCACCGGCACCGCCGCCGTCACCTACCTGATCGGCCACGACTATCCCAAGGCCCAGGCCGACATGAAGCGCGTGCCACGGTCGTGGTTACCGCGGCTGGGCACCGCGCTGGCGGCAGGCTCGTTGGGGCTGCTGGCCGGCTTCGCCGTACCGCTGCTGGGCACTCTCGCCGCCGCCGGGCTGGTGCTGTACTTCATCGGCGCGCTGATCGCGCACCTGCGCGTCGGCTCCCGTCAGCTGGTGGGCCCGGTCGTATTCTTCGCCACCGTGGTGGCCGCGCTGACCGTGAACGTGCTCTACCACTGGTGA